GCCCCTGCCTTCTGCACACCCAGCCTGCAGCAGCACACGCAAATGTTTATTCCCTCAGTATTTATATCTTACTCTGTTCTAAAACAGGGTTAGAACTGGCTCACACTTAATCAGAAATAACTCCAATACAAGGGATATGGTGACATGTACAAAAATGGAAAATGCTGAGAACCCAGCCCCTGGACAGCTTCAAGGTGGAGGCTGGATCGGAGGTTCTGAGGGTCAGCGTGcccaggagagcacagaatgagCTCCTGCACTGGGCTGCTCTAACTCTCTAGCCAAGCAGGAGTCACTGTTCAGTTAGACTTGAAAAGGAAGCAGGGAAACACTTAGGGCTGGCCAGACCCAACTTCAAGCAGCTTTGCTGATCCTCAGTTTCattgtctattaaaaaaaaaaaaaaaaaaagatccaagcCATGTATTCAAGCCCATTTTACCCTGGTAGcataggcctgtaatcccagctacatgcgaggctgaagaaggaagatcTCAAACTCAGGGCCTGCCTGAGCTActgagtgagttcaagactaggcTAGACAacttagatcctgtctcaagttAAAAAGAGAACTATGGGTAAAGCTATGGAGAGCTTGACTAGAGCTTGTGTGAagtcctaggttcagttcccagagcccacTCCCTACCCCTCCACAAACTgcactaccacacacacacacacacacactcacacacactcacagagggagagagagctatGTAAACAGACTAAAAATACCTGTTAAATCCTAACCCTGGCCTAAccaaatgaaattaataaagaacaaaggaaaaaaatgagttgggggcagggggtggACCAGGAGGAACAGAAGGATGGGAGGCTGTGgtcaagatatattgtatgaaataataataaataaaattaataattattattataatagaatgaataaatgagcCCAAAGAACAGGTTCTTCTCTAGTACTGGATGGTAAGTAACCCTTAGCCCCAAAGACATTATTAGACCTATCTGGGTGTGGTGGAGcccacctttagtcccaacactcaggaggcagaggcaggtggatctggaagtttgaggccagcctggtctacagagtaagttccaggacagccagggctacacagagaaactctcagaaggagaaaaggacatcagactTCCTTTGAGCTAAAAGATGTCACTTCtgctggatatggtggcacacacctacagtcccagcactcagaaggctgaggcaggaaggtctcaAGTTTCTCAAGGTCTCCAGGCCGACCTGAACTACATAATAAAACTCTGTCTCTTGCACAACCAATGGGCCTACCCTGTACTGCTGAACCTCTTCGTCTCGTTTTTGCCTCACGAGCGTGATCTggtcctccaggttcctgttctgaaGTTGGAGCTGCCGGGCCTCTGCTTCCAAGGGCCTCAGAGCCTCCCTCATCTCCTGGATCTCCGCCTGGGTGTCCTGCAGAGCTTTGGTCCCCGCCTCTTTCCTTTCCAGGAGCCGAAGCAGCTGAGGTTCATACTCCTCCTCCAGGCCCTGGCGGCTTTCTGCCATGAGATTTTCAAACTGTGTCGACAGCCGTCGGCTCTCCTGGAGAAAGTGCCCATCGCTCTGGGTTGGGGGTGCTTCGAGTTGTTGCTGCAACTGCtccttctgcttctgataggcatCTCGGAGCTGGGTCAGTTCTCCAGAGAGCTGGGCTGCCCGAGTGGTCAGCGCTTCCCTGCAATCGGCAAACTGAGCCACGTCCTGCTGGCGGCACTCCAGCTGGTATTGGTAAGCCACGCACTCCTTGGTCACCTTGAACAGCTTCTGCTTCACCATCCGGATCTCCTCCCTGAGCCCGTCCCTCTCCAGCTCCGCCTGTGCGTGCAGTTTGTAGGCAGCCAGAATGTCCTGGTGGACTTGCTGCACCTCCTGCAGGGCTGGCTCTCTGAGCAGCACTAGCTCGTGGATGAGCTGGTCCCTCTCCTCTTCCAGCTGAGACACAGCTTGTACACACTGCTGGAAACGGCCTTCCAGCAACTCCAGGTCCTCCACGCTGAGGTCCTCCTCTGCGCTGGGAATCGGTTGAGCTGGAAGGCTTTCCTCCATGGTCACCATTTCTCCCTCACCAGCAGTTGGGCTCTTAGCTGACTCCACAGGCTGCTCTGAGAATTGTACCTCATCTGGTCTCACGGATTCCTTCACAAACAGCGTCTCCTCTGGACTCACAGGCTCTTCCGGGTCCAGCGCCTCGTCCGGCTGCCTCAATTCATCGATATACAGTGTTGGCTCTGGCttctcaggctcctcctcctcaTAAAGACTCTCTTCAAAGTCCCCCGATGCCCCCAGATAGAGAATGTCCTCTAGGTTCACAGTCCCCTCCAAAGACAGAGTGGCCTCTGGGTTAAAGGTCTTGGCCTCCTTCGGGGATTCTGAGTCCTGGAGAGGAAAACTGGCCTCCGTGTGTGTTTCCCTGCAAGAGAAACGACAGGCCCGTGAAAGAGCAGCCTTTGTCCCACTGATGTGTCAATGGCCTCCACCTCACGGTTCTCTTACCTATTGTGGTgggttgaatatgcttggcccttgggaagtggcactattaggaggtgtgggcttattggaggaggtgtgtctgtgttagaggaagtgtgtcactgtgagagtgggttttgaggtctcttcctatgctcaagctccacccagtgtggaagaaacCCTCCTCCTgggtagaactcttagctcttccagcaccatgtccgcctggacgctgccatgcttcccgccatgacgCTAATGGGctgaagctctgaacctgtaagccagccccaattaaatgttttcctttatatgaggtcatggtgtctcttcactgcaatgaGACGCTAAGACGCTGCTCCCCTCCCCAATCTGCCTCTTCCTCACACAGCCCACCGTTTGCATTCCCTGACACCACAGCATCACTGGCTAGTCTCTGCTCTCCTTAAACTCTCAAACACAGTTGGGTGTTCCACGGTTCTATACACGTTCAAGGGCAATTGGGACTagactgtcccctccccccccaaacaAGGA
Above is a window of Arvicanthis niloticus isolate mArvNil1 chromosome 5, mArvNil1.pat.X, whole genome shotgun sequence DNA encoding:
- the Sync gene encoding syncoilin isoform X2 codes for the protein MEGRETHTEASFPLQDSESPKEAKTFNPEATLSLEGTVNLEDILYLGASGDFEESLYEEEEPEKPEPTLYIDELRQPDEALDPEEPVSPEETLFVKESVRPDEVQFSEQPVESAKSPTAGEGEMVTMEESLPAQPIPSAEEDLSVEDLELLEGRFQQCVQAVSQLEEERDQLIHELVLLREPALQEVQQVHQDILAAYKLHAQAELERDGLREEIRMVKQKLFKVTKECVAYQYQLECRQQDVAQFADCREALTTRAAQLSGELTQLRDAYQKQKEQLQQQLEAPPTQSDGHFLQESRRLSTQFENLMAESRQGLEEEYEPQLLRLLERKEAGTKALQDTQAEIQEMREALRPLEAEARQLQLQNRNLEDQITLVRQKRDEEVQQYREQLEEMEERQRQLRSGVQVQQQKNKEMERLRTSLAEELSTYKAMLPKSLEQADAPTSQAGGVEAQSPAKVMAQQLRALTAFPEVPSSIPSNRMVAHNHL
- the Sync gene encoding syncoilin isoform X4, which produces MASPEPLRGGDGARAARETHTEASFPLQDSESPKEAKTFNPEATLSLEGTVNLEDILYLGASGDFEESLYEEEEPEKPEPTLYIDELRQPDEALDPEEPVSPEETLFVKESVRPDEVQFSEQPVESAKSPTAGEGEMVTMEESLPAQPIPSAEEDLSVEDLELLEGRFQQCVQAVSQLEEERDQLIHELVLLREPALQEVQQVHQDILAAYKLHAQAELERDGLREEIRMVKQKLFKVTKECVAYQYQLECRQQDVAQFADCREALTTRAAQLSGELTQLRDAYQKQKEQLQQQLEAPPTQSDGHFLQESRRLSTQFENLMAESRQGLEEEYEPQLLRLLERKEAGTKALQDTQAEIQEMREALRPLEAEARQLQLQNRNLEDQITLVRQKRDEEVQQYREQLEEMEERQRQLRSGVQVQQQKNKEMERLRTSLAEELSTYKDCLEMYGRIYNPETKHLSKDH
- the Sync gene encoding syncoilin isoform X3, which codes for MASPEPLRGGDGARAARETHTEASFPLQDSESPKEAKTFNPEATLSLEGTVNLEDILYLGASGDFEESLYEEEEPEKPEPTLYIDELRQPDEALDPEEPVSPEETLFVKESVRPDEVQFSEQPVESAKSPTAGEGEMVTMEESLPAQPIPSAEEDLSVEDLELLEGRFQQCVQAVSQLEEERDQLIHELVLLREPALQEVQQVHQDILAAYKLHAQAELERDGLREEIRMVKQKLFKVTKECVAYQYQLECRQQDVAQFADCREALTTRAAQLSGELTQLRDAYQKQKEQLQQQLEAPPTQSDGHFLQESRRLSTQFENLMAESRQGLEEEYEPQLLRLLERKEAGTKALQDTQAEIQEMREALRPLEAEARQLQLQNRNLEDQITLVRQKRDEEVQQYREQLEEMEERQRQLRSGVQVQQQKNKEMERLRTSLAEELSTYKAMLPKSLEQADAPTSQAGGVEAQSPGTV
- the Sync gene encoding syncoilin isoform X1, yielding MASPEPLRGGDGARAARETHTEASFPLQDSESPKEAKTFNPEATLSLEGTVNLEDILYLGASGDFEESLYEEEEPEKPEPTLYIDELRQPDEALDPEEPVSPEETLFVKESVRPDEVQFSEQPVESAKSPTAGEGEMVTMEESLPAQPIPSAEEDLSVEDLELLEGRFQQCVQAVSQLEEERDQLIHELVLLREPALQEVQQVHQDILAAYKLHAQAELERDGLREEIRMVKQKLFKVTKECVAYQYQLECRQQDVAQFADCREALTTRAAQLSGELTQLRDAYQKQKEQLQQQLEAPPTQSDGHFLQESRRLSTQFENLMAESRQGLEEEYEPQLLRLLERKEAGTKALQDTQAEIQEMREALRPLEAEARQLQLQNRNLEDQITLVRQKRDEEVQQYREQLEEMEERQRQLRSGVQVQQQKNKEMERLRTSLAEELSTYKAMLPKSLEQADAPTSQAGGVEAQSPAKVMAQQLRALTAFPEVPSSIPSNRMVAHNHL